A genomic segment from Tuwongella immobilis encodes:
- a CDS encoding S41 family peptidase produces MTERWTRIRTWRLFLLTCFVASGVHSLAPVRAENGTHLPASESERKQRTLRDQADQLVAAQRWEDALSLYLQLAANERFPELRERIQLCLRHVLQLRRLHDPAIHAQFVNLPLARALDVYAEAITRLQQNYLDRERSLPGRLVRLGLESISAALEDAQFRQRYCPIASESELRIFQAKLRDGWQNRAVQSGRDARSLLSEIVFQAKRDLHFAPPGALILEALSGACEGLDEYTSFQSPETLVAEAARPLSEFASYGITLQIDGDQLRVADIRSGSMAATQGLLHKGDRILRINRNRIERPSAMRIAEWVRATFTSTVELEVQPVEAEDRMVVRVPNDLPTVVGARIIRDAVGYLHLNGFRESSISEVDAALNQLRAAGMKSLILDLRGNPGGQFLIAVQVAERFLPDGIIVSTQGQLEELNRTYTAQSGPNAWIHPMIVLIDSETASSAEVLAAALKENQRATLIGTVTYGKGLLQAMIPLMTGAKRDDMGQPTPQNGALRVSIGRLLTPMGTPIQSQGVSPNVVEPHRDRQLELAIEQASRLASMR; encoded by the coding sequence GTGACGGAGCGATGGACCCGCATTCGCACTTGGCGGCTGTTTCTCCTGACTTGCTTTGTCGCAAGCGGAGTGCATTCCCTGGCTCCGGTGCGTGCCGAGAATGGAACGCATCTTCCAGCATCGGAATCCGAGCGCAAACAACGCACCCTCCGCGATCAAGCCGACCAATTGGTCGCTGCCCAACGCTGGGAAGATGCCCTCTCGCTGTATCTGCAACTGGCCGCCAACGAACGCTTTCCGGAACTCCGCGAACGCATTCAACTCTGCTTGCGGCATGTGCTACAATTGCGACGCTTGCACGATCCAGCGATCCATGCGCAATTCGTGAATCTCCCCCTCGCTCGTGCCTTGGATGTCTATGCCGAGGCCATCACCCGATTGCAGCAAAATTATCTGGACCGGGAACGCAGTCTGCCCGGCCGATTGGTGCGACTTGGGCTGGAATCGATCAGCGCGGCCCTGGAAGATGCCCAGTTCCGCCAACGCTACTGTCCCATCGCCAGTGAGTCTGAACTGCGGATCTTCCAAGCCAAATTGCGGGATGGTTGGCAAAATCGGGCCGTTCAATCGGGTCGAGATGCGCGATCGTTGCTCAGCGAAATTGTCTTCCAAGCCAAGCGGGATCTGCATTTCGCGCCGCCCGGTGCGCTGATTCTGGAAGCGCTTTCCGGGGCATGCGAAGGGCTGGATGAGTATACCAGCTTTCAATCGCCCGAAACGCTTGTTGCCGAAGCCGCACGACCGCTCAGCGAGTTTGCCTCCTACGGAATCACCCTGCAAATCGATGGCGATCAGCTCCGAGTCGCAGATATTCGTTCGGGGTCGATGGCCGCAACGCAAGGGCTTCTCCACAAAGGAGATCGGATTCTGCGAATCAATCGCAACCGAATCGAACGCCCCAGCGCCATGCGAATCGCCGAATGGGTGCGGGCCACCTTCACCTCCACCGTCGAACTCGAAGTCCAGCCCGTCGAAGCCGAAGACCGGATGGTCGTTCGGGTGCCAAATGATTTGCCCACGGTCGTTGGTGCGCGAATTATTCGAGATGCAGTCGGCTATCTGCATCTGAACGGTTTTCGGGAATCGTCCATCTCCGAAGTCGATGCCGCCTTGAATCAGTTGCGGGCCGCGGGGATGAAATCGCTGATCCTCGATCTGCGTGGCAATCCCGGTGGCCAATTCCTGATCGCCGTGCAAGTGGCCGAGCGCTTTCTGCCCGATGGAATCATCGTCTCCACGCAAGGCCAACTCGAAGAACTGAATCGCACCTACACCGCGCAGAGCGGCCCGAATGCGTGGATTCACCCGATGATCGTGCTGATCGACAGCGAAACTGCTAGCTCCGCCGAGGTGCTCGCGGCCGCACTCAAGGAGAATCAGCGCGCAACCCTCATTGGCACTGTCACTTACGGCAAAGGCTTGCTGCAAGCGATGATCCCGTTGATGACCGGCGCCAAGCGCGACGACATGGGCCAACCCACGCCCCAAAATGGTGCCCTGCGCGTGTCGATTGGTCGCCTGCTCACCCCAATGGGAACTCCAATCCAAAGCCAAGGCGTTAGTCCCAACGTTGTAGAACCGCACCGCGATCGACAGCTTGAACTGGCCATCGAACAGGCATCTCGACTTGCAAGCATGCGATAG
- a CDS encoding DUF1559 domain-containing protein — MATICPRRRAFTLIELLVVIAIIAILIGLLLPAVQKVREAAARMTCQNHMKQLGLACHNYHDSTGKLPAAVLMNASVNNPADHNQNFGPNWMVLVLPYMEQDNLFRQVSDSINRYATTPAENAWRVIRSTNIKTYRCPSDTGGDTPCARAGGNWARGNYAANAGPGMFWVGGTAALIGGPTGAWTDNSPSFNPDPGGYAGLAFSGGGVMNVNTGQSFTSITDGTSSTILIDEMRIGPDANDIRGTWAMGQTGASISAGNGRSDTPTPNVSCSGCDDIQGGTDAPAVGMGCCSGCLSWQVTAKSRHTGGVNTAFADGSVKFVANSVTTRTWFLLHSRNDGQVINGDY; from the coding sequence ATGGCAACCATCTGTCCTCGTCGGCGAGCGTTTACGCTCATCGAATTGTTAGTTGTTATCGCAATCATTGCGATTTTGATTGGATTGCTGCTTCCCGCTGTGCAGAAAGTCCGCGAAGCCGCCGCACGCATGACGTGCCAGAACCATATGAAGCAGTTGGGGTTAGCGTGCCACAACTATCACGATTCCACGGGGAAACTCCCCGCCGCTGTGCTGATGAATGCATCGGTGAATAATCCGGCCGATCATAATCAGAATTTTGGACCAAACTGGATGGTGCTGGTCCTGCCGTACATGGAACAGGATAATCTGTTCCGACAAGTTTCGGACAGTATCAATCGCTATGCGACGACGCCTGCCGAAAATGCGTGGCGGGTGATTCGTTCGACGAATATTAAGACGTATCGTTGTCCGTCGGATACGGGTGGCGACACCCCCTGCGCTCGTGCGGGTGGCAACTGGGCACGTGGAAACTACGCTGCCAACGCTGGTCCGGGGATGTTCTGGGTCGGTGGGACGGCTGCGTTGATTGGTGGCCCCACCGGTGCTTGGACGGATAATTCGCCGTCGTTCAACCCCGATCCGGGCGGGTACGCAGGGTTGGCGTTCTCGGGCGGTGGCGTGATGAATGTCAATACCGGGCAATCGTTTACGTCCATCACCGATGGCACTTCGAGCACAATCTTGATCGACGAAATGCGGATTGGGCCGGATGCGAATGACATTCGTGGAACCTGGGCGATGGGGCAGACCGGGGCGAGCATTTCGGCCGGCAACGGTCGTAGCGACACCCCCACGCCGAACGTCAGCTGCAGTGGCTGCGATGACATCCAAGGCGGGACCGATGCGCCGGCTGTCGGGATGGGGTGCTGCTCGGGGTGCCTCAGCTGGCAAGTGACTGCCAAGAGCCGACATACGGGCGGCGTAAACACTGCATTTGCAGATGGTTCCGTCAAATTTGTCGCCAACAGCGTCACGACCCGTACGTGGTTCTTGCTGCATAGCCGAAATGACGGGCAGGTGATCAATGGCGACTATTGA
- a CDS encoding PSD1 and planctomycete cytochrome C domain-containing protein, with the protein MNHSRTLPRRSLLVAVWTLPLTLLALPTLHAADAPVDFTRDVKPILSNHCFACHGPDENLRKADLRLDVRDAAIAGGAIVPGKSAESELIARIVTDDPETFMPPPRSKKPAIPKEQVAILKRWIDQGAKYDAHWAYVPPQRPTPPALPEAIRGWVRNPVDAWVAEKQLANGLKPAPEADRRTLIRRLSFDLRGLPPTPEEVEQFVADQSADAYAKLLDRMFASPHYGERMALYWLDLVRYADTGGYHSDNHRDIALFRDYVIEAFQRNKPFHQFTFEQIAGDLMPNASTEQKIASGYNRLLMTTEEGGSQAKEYQAKYVADRVRNSTAVWLAQTVGCAECHNHKYDPISQKDFYRWGSFFTDIQELAVGRQPQTPIPTPEQEKQFAALTAKWEAAKQSLQAVNPQWDAAQAKWEATLQQAIATGANPWVTITPTDAKSTGKQILKPLDDQSLLATGANPDRATYTLTIPVDRENLTGLRLEVLKHASLTDGALSRANGNFVVTKIRLDVKAKDAAKAVPVELAKVVADYEQPGFPIASTISPNGGPGWAINGHISPADHQALFVFAKPLAVPVGSSLVLTLVHESPFAKHNIGRLRVATTTAKQPELSAGGVPATVQAALKTAADKRTPTERTLLMSEFRKSAPETESVRKSIADLEAARKALEASYPKTLVTVATNRRMLRVLPRGNWLDDSGPIVEPGVPEFLPQIPKGEKADRLALAKWLTSRDNPLVARVFVNRMWKLMFGQGLVRSVEDFGTQGTPPTHPQLLDWLALEFIDSGWDVQRLLRLMLESATYRQSSVATDDLRNRDPQNLWLARQNRFRIDAEMVRDNALAISGLLNPQVGGASVKPYQPEGYWSYLNFPKRDWQADLDANQYRRGIYTYWCRSFLHPSLAAFDAPTREECTADRPRSSTPLQALVLLNDPSYVEAARAFASKAMTDAPPSIDARIAWMFRRAVGRSPSANESAVLAGVYAKHLAQYRSDQPAVDALLAIGLAKIPEKLDRAELAAWTGVARVLLNLHETITRN; encoded by the coding sequence ATGAATCATTCCCGCACTCTTCCGAGGCGTTCACTGCTGGTGGCGGTTTGGACGCTACCACTGACGCTGTTGGCACTTCCGACACTTCATGCCGCAGATGCTCCGGTCGATTTCACGCGTGATGTGAAGCCCATTCTGTCGAATCATTGCTTTGCCTGCCATGGGCCGGATGAGAATCTCCGAAAAGCCGATCTTCGTCTGGATGTTCGAGATGCGGCGATTGCCGGTGGCGCGATTGTGCCCGGCAAGTCGGCCGAGAGCGAACTGATCGCGCGGATTGTCACCGATGATCCCGAGACGTTCATGCCGCCGCCTCGCTCCAAGAAGCCGGCGATTCCCAAGGAACAAGTTGCGATTCTCAAGCGATGGATCGATCAAGGTGCGAAGTACGATGCGCATTGGGCGTATGTGCCGCCGCAACGTCCGACACCGCCAGCACTTCCGGAAGCGATTCGCGGTTGGGTACGCAATCCGGTCGATGCGTGGGTTGCCGAGAAACAGTTGGCCAACGGTTTGAAACCGGCACCGGAAGCGGATCGGCGGACCCTGATTCGACGGTTGTCGTTTGATCTTCGTGGTTTGCCACCCACGCCCGAAGAAGTGGAGCAATTTGTTGCGGATCAATCGGCAGATGCTTATGCAAAGCTCCTCGACCGGATGTTTGCAAGTCCGCATTATGGTGAGCGAATGGCGCTCTATTGGCTTGATCTGGTGCGATATGCCGATACGGGTGGTTATCACAGCGACAACCACCGGGATATCGCCCTGTTTCGGGATTATGTCATCGAGGCATTCCAACGCAATAAACCATTTCACCAGTTCACGTTCGAGCAAATTGCGGGGGATCTGATGCCGAATGCCTCGACCGAGCAGAAAATCGCGTCGGGGTACAACCGTTTGTTGATGACGACGGAAGAAGGTGGTTCGCAAGCGAAAGAATATCAGGCGAAGTATGTCGCCGATCGCGTGCGGAATTCGACCGCAGTTTGGCTGGCCCAGACGGTTGGCTGTGCGGAATGCCACAATCACAAATATGATCCGATTAGTCAGAAAGACTTTTATCGTTGGGGTAGTTTCTTTACGGACATTCAGGAGTTGGCGGTGGGGCGACAGCCTCAGACGCCGATTCCAACGCCGGAGCAAGAGAAGCAATTTGCGGCGTTGACAGCGAAGTGGGAAGCAGCCAAGCAATCGCTGCAAGCCGTGAATCCACAATGGGATGCGGCGCAGGCCAAATGGGAGGCGACGCTTCAACAAGCGATTGCGACCGGCGCGAATCCTTGGGTGACGATCACCCCGACCGATGCGAAATCGACCGGGAAACAGATCCTGAAACCATTGGACGATCAATCGCTGCTGGCGACGGGTGCAAATCCGGATCGTGCGACGTATACCCTGACCATTCCAGTGGATCGGGAAAATCTCACGGGGTTGCGGCTGGAAGTTCTGAAGCATGCGAGTTTGACCGATGGGGCACTTTCGCGTGCGAATGGAAATTTCGTCGTCACGAAAATTCGCCTGGATGTGAAAGCGAAGGATGCGGCCAAAGCGGTGCCAGTGGAACTGGCCAAAGTGGTGGCCGACTACGAACAGCCGGGGTTCCCGATTGCTTCGACCATCAGCCCGAATGGCGGTCCCGGTTGGGCGATCAATGGGCATATCTCGCCGGCGGATCATCAAGCACTGTTTGTGTTTGCGAAGCCGTTAGCGGTGCCGGTTGGTTCATCGCTGGTGCTGACGTTGGTGCATGAATCGCCGTTTGCGAAACACAATATCGGTCGGTTGCGCGTGGCGACCACGACGGCGAAACAGCCCGAATTGAGTGCTGGTGGGGTGCCTGCTACCGTCCAAGCGGCGTTGAAGACTGCGGCAGACAAACGAACGCCAACGGAACGAACGCTGCTGATGAGCGAATTCCGCAAGTCTGCCCCCGAGACCGAGTCCGTTCGCAAGTCGATCGCGGATTTGGAAGCGGCTCGGAAGGCATTGGAGGCGTCGTATCCCAAGACATTGGTGACGGTTGCGACGAATCGACGCATGCTGCGGGTGCTGCCGCGTGGCAATTGGCTGGATGATAGCGGGCCGATTGTGGAACCGGGCGTTCCCGAATTTCTGCCGCAGATTCCGAAGGGCGAAAAGGCCGATCGGCTGGCGTTGGCCAAGTGGTTGACCAGTCGGGACAATCCGCTGGTGGCACGAGTCTTTGTGAATCGGATGTGGAAGTTGATGTTCGGACAGGGATTGGTGCGATCGGTTGAGGATTTTGGCACCCAGGGGACACCGCCGACGCATCCGCAACTTCTGGATTGGCTTGCACTTGAGTTCATCGACTCCGGGTGGGATGTGCAGCGATTGTTGCGGCTGATGCTCGAATCGGCGACCTATCGACAAAGCTCAGTGGCGACGGATGATCTGCGCAATCGCGATCCGCAGAATCTGTGGCTGGCCCGACAAAATCGCTTCCGGATTGATGCGGAAATGGTGCGTGATAACGCTCTGGCGATTAGTGGATTGTTGAATCCGCAGGTGGGCGGGGCGAGTGTGAAGCCGTATCAGCCGGAAGGGTATTGGTCGTATTTGAATTTCCCGAAACGGGATTGGCAGGCAGATTTGGACGCAAACCAATATCGCCGTGGGATTTACACCTATTGGTGCCGAAGTTTCTTGCATCCGAGTCTGGCGGCGTTCGATGCCCCAACTCGGGAAGAATGCACGGCCGATCGTCCACGGTCGAGCACGCCATTGCAGGCGTTGGTGCTGCTGAATGATCCATCGTATGTTGAAGCGGCACGGGCCTTTGCGTCGAAAGCGATGACCGATGCGCCACCCTCGATTGATGCAAGAATCGCTTGGATGTTCCGGCGTGCGGTGGGTCGGTCGCCATCGGCGAATGAATCGGCGGTGTTGGCGGGAGTGTATGCCAAACATTTGGCGCAATATCGCTCCGATCAACCGGCAGTGGATGCGCTGCTGGCGATCGGGTTGGCGAAGATCCCGGAAAAGCTCGATCGGGCGGAATTGGCGGCGTGGACCGGGGTGGCCCGCGTCCTGTTGAATCTTCATGAAACCATCACGCGGAACTGA
- a CDS encoding MMPL family transporter, whose amino-acid sequence MFDFLGRVAVRHPWLVLLFWIAAGIGLTKVAPNWERNSHDDDIRFLPAEFPSVRAHLLMEQAFPKDVSAARAIIAIERPEGKLQPSDFAWVDRLTERLTTVKQEHPEWNITGITSYRDGPVGSRLTSHDGTCTLVQVLLSTPYLAVKTRDTVEHVQTEVQSLLKDVSNPPNVLITGPAGIGRDMVKASAASLDHTTLATIILVVSVLLIVYRSPVMAFIPLITIGLAVWVSLEVLAIVTLIPGVHLVNISQIFAIVILFGAGTDYCLFLISRYREELEAGQTAPFSLNASVSAVGGALAASAGTVMCGLGMMGFAEFGKIRCAGPVIALALGIGLLASLTITPALLRILGRGAFWPLKVHPVMPGRARGGFWNRMSTVVVRRPVMVLALCLMGLVPLAILGGQVVPSFRPIGELSPQSESVRGLALLQEHFTAGETGPLTILLAADRPWSSPEGRELITHLSLGMAHLDNVAEVRSLTQPLGPNGFATADPSPPTPQAASPLGMFQSKLFDLEAVKEKAIRLVAEKHYLSTAEVNGQTKHLTRLDVVFQSDPFDAKSVETFKQIEIWMEKLLPIRTALVGDVHTECFGVTVHTRDMAKLVARDRLRVNALVVAGVFLILIVVVKRIWLAAYLMGTVLLSYYATLGLTMLFASALQGEWMQTIEWRVPFFLFTILVAVGEDYNILLVHRILQEREKYGLIEGVRRGLAATGGTITACGIIMAGTFGTLMLASLNTLMQIGFALAVGVILDTFVVRPFLVPAFLVLVGRDAARYERTRQPLPVVRPIVPPIRQAG is encoded by the coding sequence ATGTTCGATTTTCTCGGTCGGGTTGCGGTTCGTCACCCCTGGCTGGTGCTGCTGTTCTGGATTGCCGCGGGAATCGGGCTGACCAAAGTAGCGCCGAATTGGGAACGCAATAGTCACGACGATGACATCCGATTTCTGCCCGCCGAATTTCCCAGCGTGCGAGCGCATCTGCTGATGGAGCAAGCTTTTCCGAAGGATGTCTCCGCCGCTCGCGCCATCATCGCCATCGAACGCCCCGAAGGAAAACTCCAACCATCCGACTTCGCTTGGGTCGATCGCCTCACCGAGCGATTAACCACCGTCAAACAAGAACACCCGGAATGGAACATTACCGGCATCACTTCCTATCGGGATGGTCCGGTCGGATCGCGGCTGACTTCTCACGATGGCACTTGTACGCTGGTGCAAGTGCTACTCAGCACCCCATATCTGGCAGTGAAGACGCGGGATACCGTCGAACATGTGCAGACGGAAGTTCAATCCCTGCTGAAGGATGTGTCAAATCCGCCGAATGTACTCATCACCGGCCCTGCTGGGATCGGCCGCGACATGGTCAAGGCCAGCGCTGCCAGTCTCGACCATACCACCTTGGCTACCATCATTCTGGTGGTCAGCGTTCTGTTGATCGTTTATCGATCGCCCGTGATGGCGTTCATTCCGCTCATCACCATTGGCCTTGCGGTGTGGGTATCTTTGGAAGTTCTGGCGATTGTGACACTGATTCCTGGTGTGCATCTCGTCAATATCTCGCAGATTTTTGCGATCGTGATTCTATTCGGAGCCGGAACCGATTACTGTCTCTTTCTCATCAGCCGGTATCGTGAAGAGTTGGAAGCAGGCCAAACGGCTCCGTTCAGCTTGAACGCGAGTGTGAGCGCGGTCGGTGGGGCGCTCGCGGCCAGTGCCGGGACGGTCATGTGCGGCCTGGGGATGATGGGCTTTGCCGAGTTCGGGAAAATTCGCTGCGCTGGCCCCGTGATCGCCCTGGCGTTGGGCATTGGCCTGCTGGCATCGCTGACGATCACTCCGGCGTTGTTGCGAATTCTCGGACGTGGAGCATTCTGGCCACTGAAAGTGCATCCGGTGATGCCGGGCCGAGCCCGAGGCGGCTTTTGGAATCGCATGAGCACGGTGGTTGTCCGCCGCCCAGTGATGGTGCTCGCACTTTGCCTCATGGGGCTGGTGCCGCTGGCGATTTTGGGCGGGCAAGTCGTGCCCAGTTTCCGCCCCATCGGCGAGTTGAGTCCGCAGTCGGAAAGTGTTCGCGGGTTAGCACTGTTGCAAGAGCATTTTACCGCAGGCGAGACTGGGCCGCTTACAATTCTGCTCGCGGCGGATCGCCCGTGGAGTTCGCCCGAAGGCCGAGAGCTCATCACCCATTTAAGCCTCGGCATGGCGCATTTGGACAATGTCGCTGAGGTGCGAAGTCTAACCCAACCGCTTGGCCCCAATGGGTTTGCGACAGCCGATCCATCCCCGCCAACTCCGCAGGCGGCGAGTCCATTGGGGATGTTCCAATCCAAGTTGTTTGATCTGGAAGCCGTTAAAGAGAAGGCGATTCGATTAGTCGCGGAAAAGCACTATCTATCCACTGCCGAAGTGAATGGTCAAACCAAGCATCTCACGCGGCTGGATGTTGTCTTCCAATCGGACCCCTTCGACGCAAAATCGGTGGAGACATTCAAGCAGATCGAAATCTGGATGGAAAAACTGCTGCCCATCCGTACCGCTCTGGTGGGCGATGTCCACACGGAATGCTTCGGGGTGACTGTCCACACGCGAGATATGGCGAAACTCGTTGCCCGCGATCGACTTCGGGTGAATGCGTTGGTGGTGGCAGGCGTGTTTTTGATCCTGATTGTCGTCGTCAAACGAATTTGGCTGGCTGCGTATCTGATGGGCACCGTGCTGCTGAGTTACTACGCGACGTTGGGGCTGACCATGCTGTTCGCCAGCGCGTTGCAAGGCGAATGGATGCAGACCATCGAGTGGCGGGTGCCATTTTTTTTATTCACAATTTTGGTCGCGGTCGGCGAAGATTACAACATTTTGCTCGTGCATCGGATTCTACAAGAGCGCGAAAAATATGGTCTGATCGAAGGCGTGCGGCGCGGTCTGGCAGCCACTGGCGGCACCATCACCGCTTGCGGAATTATCATGGCGGGAACCTTTGGAACGCTCATGCTCGCATCGCTGAATACCCTGATGCAGATTGGGTTTGCGCTCGCAGTGGGAGTGATTCTAGACACCTTCGTGGTGCGGCCATTTTTGGTACCCGCGTTCCTCGTTTTGGTTGGTCGAGACGCCGCACGATACGAGCGGACGCGCCAGCCACTTCCTGTTGTTCGGCCGATTGTTCCGCCAATTCGGCAAGCGGGATGA